The DNA window CCCTAGCATTTATATTGAAACTGATATCTTTGATGTACTTGCGTTATATTCTTTTAGTCAACAAAACATAAAAATATAGAATGTATTTTAACGCATTTAACCCAAACAAAAAAAAAACGTATTTATCAACGACATCTTAAAAAAATGAAAAATAATATTCTTAAAAATGTATTCAACTATTCATTATTGTTTTTAGGAATACTTCTTTTTTCAAGTTGTATGTATCCGCAAACTAACCTCGTCGTTGATGGAAGTTTCGAAAATGGATCAACGGCTTGGATGCTTTCAGCTGGAGCGACAAGAATAGCTTCGGATCCACAATCTGGAAGTTTTTCAATAACTGCTCCTGACGGCGGCGAAGCTACCCAAACCATATCTGGTCTTTCAGCAAACACCACTTATGTATTGACGGGCTGGTTGAAATCGAGCAATGCCAGTCCGGTGCAATTGGGCGTTAAATGGCATGGAGGAAATGAATTGACTGCGCCAACGACTTCGACTGCCTATGCGCAATTATCGATTAAATTCACCACTGGACCAGCCAATACATCAGCGGTAATTTATTGTAGTAATCCAGCCGGTGGTAGTAATCAAATGACTGCCGATACTTTTTCGATAGTACAAACTGCAGAAACGCCTTATGAATTAGTTTGGACCGATGAATTTAATGGAACCGGAATAGTAGATGCAGCGAATTGGAGTTTCGAAAACGGTTTTGTCCGAAATGAGGAAGTGCAATGGTATCAATCTGACAATGCCTTCCAGCAAGGAGGCAATTTGATTATCGAAGGGCGAAAAGAAAACCTTGTAAATACTAGGATTAATCCTAACTATGATCCTAATTCAACAGATTGGAAAAAATCCCGTCAATACATCAATTATACCGCGTCGAGTATAAAAACAGCCGGAAAAAAATCGTGGTTGTACGGTAGATTTGAAATACGAGCCAAGGTAACCAACCTAACGGGTACTTGGCCAGCCATCTGGACCTTGGGCAATAATTGCGAATGGCCATCGAATGGAGAAGTAGACATTATGGAAAATTATGGTGGCAATATATTAGCGAATTTTGCTTGGGGAACCAACACGAGATGGGATGCAAAATGGGATACTGTGAGACTAAATACGATGACGAATTTTGTAAGCAAAGATCCCGACTGGCTTAGTAAATTTCATATTTGGACAATGGATTGGGATGTCAATAAAATGAGTATTTACCTAGACGGTGTTTTGTTAAATGAGGTAAATTTAAACACGACCATCAATGGAACTGCTAATTGCTCAGGTCAAAATCCTTTTAGACAAAAACATTATTTATTACTCAACTTGGCACTTGGTTCTTCAGGAGGAAGTGTCAATAACCTCGCTTTCCCAACACAGTATATAGTTGATTATGTACGGGTGTATCAATTGACTGCTAACTTGGCTGTAGATAAAGTGCAAAAACAGGATGCGACAGTACTATATCCGAATCCTGCAAAAAATGTTCTCACTATTGACTATTCGAATAGCAACCCAAAATTTAAGATATTTGACGTCTCAGGAAGAGTATTTATTACAGGCAATGGTTCTAAAGTTGACCTCAGTAAGTTAAAGAATGGAGTCTATTTTGTTCAAGTTGAAAATTTGAAACCAACCAAAATTATCAAGGAATAATGCATTTCTAAACGTGTAAAAAAAAACTGTAATTGTAGGTGCATTGAAAAGGGTAGTCAAGTCAATCTAAAACAACAACTTTGATTTGTTAAGAGTAGTATGCTGAAGTATTCTTGATTTTTTTTAGTTCGATTTTCACTAGTGTCCACTATAGATTAAAAAAAGTTCTTTGAAATTATTGTAAATCTGTATTTTAAGTATCATTTTAGAGCGTGACGATTTGAAATGAATCTATTATGTTCGTAAATTAACTTTACGAATATGAATCACGGAAAATATGTCTTTTCTCAATTAGTTGAATTTCTGCCCCAACGTGTTTTTGATAGATTTGTAACAAAGTATGATGGTAACAAAAAGGTTAGACATTTTACTTGTTGGAACCAACTTTTATGTATGATTTTTGGTCAATTATCTTCTCGGGATAGCTTGAGAGATTTGATAATTGTTATTGAAGCACATCAATCAAAATCGTATCATTTAGGTTTTGGAAAAAATGTAACTCGAAGTAACTTAGCCAAGGCAAATGAGAATCGCAATTATAAAATATTCGAAGACTTTGCTAATCATTTAATATTGATTGCTCAAGAAAAAAACAGCAATGATAGTTTTGAGATAAAAGGCAATATTTATGCTTTTGATTCTTCAACAATTGATTTGTGTTTGAGTGTGTTTTGGTGGGCTCATTTTAACAACCAAGGCAGGAATAAAACTTCACACACTTTTTGATATTAATACACAAATCCCCGTATTTATTCACATCACCGAGGCAAACGTTCACGATGTTAATGCAATGGACTTAATCAATTACGAACGTTTTGCTTATTATATTTTTGACCGTGCTTATGTTGATTACTTAAGACTTTATCGAATTACAAAATCTTCTGCATATTTTGTTGTTAGAGCAAAATCAAATTTAAAATTTAAAAGAATGTATTCCAAGAAGACCGATAAATCCTCAGGAGTTATTTATGACCAAACAGGAAAAATAGATGGCTTTTATACTTCCAAAGATTATCCTTAAAAGATAAGAAAAGTCAAGTTCTTTGATGATGAAAACAAAAAAATGCTAATCTTTTTGACGAACAATTTTGATTTATCAGCCCAACAAATCGCCTTACTTTATAAACAGCGTTGGCAGATTGAATTATTCTTCAAATGGATTAAACAACATTTGAAAGTTAAGACCTTTTGGGGAACAACAGAAAATGCTGTTCGCATACAAATTAACATCGCAATAATAACTTATTGCTTGGTATCAATCATTGCGAAAGATTTAAAAATCAATCGTTCAATCTACGAAA is part of the Flavobacterium nackdongense genome and encodes:
- a CDS encoding family 16 glycosylhydrolase yields the protein MKNNILKNVFNYSLLFLGILLFSSCMYPQTNLVVDGSFENGSTAWMLSAGATRIASDPQSGSFSITAPDGGEATQTISGLSANTTYVLTGWLKSSNASPVQLGVKWHGGNELTAPTTSTAYAQLSIKFTTGPANTSAVIYCSNPAGGSNQMTADTFSIVQTAETPYELVWTDEFNGTGIVDAANWSFENGFVRNEEVQWYQSDNAFQQGGNLIIEGRKENLVNTRINPNYDPNSTDWKKSRQYINYTASSIKTAGKKSWLYGRFEIRAKVTNLTGTWPAIWTLGNNCEWPSNGEVDIMENYGGNILANFAWGTNTRWDAKWDTVRLNTMTNFVSKDPDWLSKFHIWTMDWDVNKMSIYLDGVLLNEVNLNTTINGTANCSGQNPFRQKHYLLLNLALGSSGGSVNNLAFPTQYIVDYVRVYQLTANLAVDKVQKQDATVLYPNPAKNVLTIDYSNSNPKFKIFDVSGRVFITGNGSKVDLSKLKNGVYFVQVENLKPTKIIKE
- a CDS encoding DUF4372 domain-containing protein, with amino-acid sequence MNHGKYVFSQLVEFLPQRVFDRFVTKYDGNKKVRHFTCWNQLLCMIFGQLSSRDSLRDLIIVIEAHQSKSYHLGFGKNVTRSNLAKANENRNYKIFEDFANHLILIAQEKNSNDSFEIKGNIYAFDSSTIDLCLSVFWWAHFNNQGRNKTSHTF